Proteins encoded within one genomic window of Thalassophryne amazonica chromosome 23, fThaAma1.1, whole genome shotgun sequence:
- the ccnb3 gene encoding G2/mitotic-specific cyclin-B3: MPFSRGKKTTVTAGNKLSKENITENQEDGPHVKRSSSPPHGAPKKRTAMVDITNAHKLQVSLPGKKKEQVKKPVKKNITSTVSAKNQANLKKSSSVSSSEGSATEKERVEEKGATRKDVAAPVKELVPTTPPAIQEQPACLQKPAIPKEFDIDAENAQDCFMSPEYAKDIFDYLKQREEKFVLSNYMSKQPSLNTEMRAILVDWLVEVQENFELFHETLYLAVKLTDHYLAQTPVHRELLQLVGSTTMLIASKFEERSPPCVDDFLYICDDAYKREELIAMEASVLQSLSFDINIPIPYRFLRRYAKCVSAGMDTLTLARYYCELSLLEMDLVPVRGSLLASACLLMALVTKNLGRWSPILQFHSGYQSSDLAPVVRKVHSMLLAPPDDKLKAIRSKYSHKVFFQVATLPVVDIVLLEESLSQ; the protein is encoded by the exons ATGCCTTTTTCGAGGGGAAAGAAGACCACAGTCACCGCTGGGAACAAGTTATCCAAAGAGAATATAACAGAAAACCag GAGGATGGTCCACATGTTAAAAGGTCATCCTCTCCTCCTCATGGAGCTCCGAAAAAGAGGACGGCAATGGTCGACATCACCAAT GCTCATAAGCTTCAGGTCAGCCTTCCAGGGAAGAAGAAAGAACAGgtgaagaagccagtgaagaaaaaTATCACCTCCACTGTGTCGGCCAAGAATCAAGCCAACTTGAAAAA GTCTTCCTCGGTGAGCTCCTCGGAAGGAAGCGCAACTGAGAAGGAACGAGTGGAGGAGAAAGGGGCCACACGGAAGGATGTAGCGGCTCCAGTCAAAGAGCTGGTGCCTACGACTCCCCCTGCTATCCAGGAGCAGCCGGCGTGCCTTCAGAAACCAGCA ATCCCAAAGGAGTTTGACATAGATGCCGAGAACGCACAAGACTGCTTCATGAGTCCAGAGTACGCCAAGGACATTTTTGActatctcaaacagagagag GAGAAGTTTGTCCTCAGTAACTACATGTCCAAGCAGCCCAGCCTCAACACAGAGATGAGGGCCATCCTGGTCGACTGGCTGGTGGAAGTACAG GAGAACTTTGAGCTGTTCCATGAGACACTGTACCTGGCTGTGAAGCTGACCGATCACTACCTGGCCCAGACACCCGTCCACAGGGAGCTGCTGCAGCTTGTTGGCTCAACCACCATGCTCATTGCCTCCAAGTTTGAG GAACGCAGCCCACCTTGTGTTGATGACTTCCTCTACATATGCGATGATGCTTACAAGAGGGAGGAGCTTATTGCCATGGAGGCCAGCGTCCTACAGTCCCTGTCTTTTGACATTAACATCCCCATCCCGTATCGCTTCCTGAGACGCTATGCTAAG TGTGTGAGTGCGGGCATGGACACACTGACGTTGGCGCGGTACTACTGCGAGCTGAGTCTCCTGGAGATGGATCTGGTGCCTGTGAGAGGCTCGCTACTGGCCTCCGCCTGCCTGCTGATGGCACTGGTCACCAAAAACCTGGGAAGATGG TCGCCCATCCTGCAGTTCCACTCGGGTTACCAGTCATCCGATTTGGCTCCGGTGGTCAGAAAGGTCCACTCGATGCTTTTGGCGCCTCCTGATGACAAACTGAAAGCCATCAGGAGCAAATACTCACACAA GGTGTTTTTTCAGGTGGCGACTCTGCCGGTTGTGGACATCGTTCTTCTGGAGGAAAGCTTATCTCAATGA
- the si:dkey-171c9.3 gene encoding uncharacterized protein si:dkey-171c9.3 — protein sequence MSGEPTVPDSTPRSLDVHSAFRSTSLNTEAVQNFAQNTAENIIQSHLRQMERVEPEVDCQMSSFNQACEMLGEELSSAVIQAALWEVCRGPHNEEPQSFHVGVQCSNLQQPHHDAGLTSSRQAGKPSFLDRGGRERDASLNMNTELEDPSREASLSHDLPLSKSGLPVFGSLDYPDAPPTTPLLPELEKSRHSFSRKLKGGLAKEFLPSPPPPTPRDSESVAINDPRAELMEQLLQSLCEDKEGWKDDLLKDAYKAGDATGGAQHGATMEAFAEVLSANIVGSVMSAKSRKQTVGDSNVLLLADQLAEKIITSALDEASMIES from the coding sequence ATGAGTGGAGAACCAACTGTGCCAGATTCTACCCCAAGAAGCCTTGATGTTCACTCTGCATTCAGGAGCACCTCCTTAAACACAGAGGCTGTTCAGAATTTTGCCCAGAATACGGCTGAGAACATCATCCAGTCACATTTAAGACAAATGGAAAGGGTGGAACCTGAGGTGGACTGCCAAATGTCTTCTTTTAATCAAGCCTGTGAGATGTTGGGTGAAGAATTATCTTCAGCAGTGATCCAGGCTGCTCTGTGGGAGGTATGTAGAGGCCCACACAATGAGGAGCCACAAAGTTTCCATGTTGGTGTTCAATGCTCCAACCTTCAGCAGCCTCATCATGATGCAGGTTTGACAAGTAGTAGACAAGCTGGAAAACCATCTTTCCTGGACAGAGGTGGAAGAGAAAGAGATGCCTCTTTGAACATGAACACAGAACTAGAGGATCCAAGCAGAGAAGCATCTCTGTCCCACGACCTGCCTCTGTCAaagtcagggctccctgtttttGGGTCCCTTGATTACCCCGATGCCCCCCCTACCACACCTCTCCTGCCAGAACTTGAGAAGAGCCGACACAGCTTTTCCAGGAAGCTGAAAGGAGGCCTGGCAAAGGAGTTCCTACCCTCACCTCCTCCGCCGACTCCAAGAGACAGCGAGAGTGTCGCCATCAACGATCCCAGGGCCGAGCTAATGGAGCAACTGCTGCAGTCACTGTGCGAAGACAAAGAAGGATGGAAAGATGATTTGTTAAAGGATGCTTACAAAGCTGGAGATGCCACAGGAGGAGCCCAGCATGGAGCCACAATGGAGGCTTTTGCTGAGGTGCTTTCAGCAAATATTGTCGGTTCGGTCATGAGCGCCAAAAGCAGAAAGCAGACAGTCGGCGACAGCAATGTTCTTCTGCTAGCAGACCAACTGGCTGAAAAGATCATCACCTCTGCCCTCGATGAAGCGAGCATGATTGAGTCATAA